Proteins co-encoded in one Corynebacterium tuberculostearicum genomic window:
- a CDS encoding IS3 family transposase (programmed frameshift), producing MSRYSEQFKRDAVALYENNEDLSLNSASAELGINRASLHSWVKKYGTGKRARIKAVHDKAQATNDSERIRQLEKENAKLREERDILRKAAKYFGRRDTLVIRFQFVYDHRTEYSVKRMCHVLKLNRSSFYKWVSTRKKRRLKMYSDALIGARITTIFDDENGLYGAKRIAASLKEDPAYTPVNHKKVARIMKNMGLKGFSKRRRCITTRRKPGHRVMPDLVGRTFTADEPNRVYVGDITYLPCKGGKNMYLATVIDTYSRKLAGYALADHMRVSLVIDALAHAHGVRGSLDGAIFHSDHGSVYTSQAFRKYCSSLGVRQSMGAVGTSADNALAESFNATLKREVLRDRKIFDNPITCRQEVFRWCMRYNTRRRHSWCNLLAPDDFEALASATLTKAA from the exons ATGTCCAGGTATTCCGAACAGTTCAAACGCGATGCCGTGGCCCTCTATGAAAACAATGAGGACCTCTCGTTGAACTCAGCATCAGCGGAGCTCGGTATTAATCGAGCCTCGCTGCATTCTTGGGTCAAAAAGTACGGCACCGGCAAACGTGCCCGCATTAAAGCCGTGCATGATAAAGCCCAAGCGACGAATGATTCTGAGCGAATCCGCCAGCTGGAAAAAGAGAACGCGAAGCTGCGCGAAGAACGCGATATCCTGCGCAAGGCCGCGAAATATTTTG GCCGAAGAGACACGCTGGTGATCCGCTTCCAGTTTGTCTATGACCACCGAACCGAGTACTCGGTTAAGCGGATGTGCCACGTTTTAAAGCTGAATCGTTCCTCGTTCTATAAATGGGTCAGCACCCGTAAAAAGCGCAGGTTAAAGATGTATTCCGATGCCCTTATTGGTGCAAGAATTACAACCATCTTTGATGATGAGAACGGGCTTTATGGTGCTAAACGCATCGCCGCAAGCCTCAAGGAAGACCCAGCGTATACCCCGGTCAATCATAAGAAGGTTGCACGCATCATGAAAAACATGGGGCTAAAAGGCTTTAGCAAACGGCGTCGATGCATCACCACCAGGCGCAAGCCTGGTCACCGTGTCATGCCAGATCTAGTAGGCCGTACATTCACAGCTGACGAGCCGAACCGTGTGTATGTCGGCGACATTACCTACCTGCCGTGTAAGGGTGGCAAGAACATGTATTTGGCTACAGTCATTGACACCTATTCACGGAAACTTGCAGGTTATGCACTCGCAGACCACATGCGTGTCTCGTTGGTCATTGATGCTCTAGCCCACGCACATGGTGTGCGTGGAAGTCTTGACGGGGCCATTTTTCATTCCGATCACGGCAGCGTGTACACCTCACAAGCGTTTAGAAAATACTGCTCGTCGCTGGGTGTACGCCAATCCATGGGCGCGGTAGGAACGAGTGCCGATAATGCCCTGGCAGAGTCATTTAACGCCACCCTAAAACGTGAAGTGCTGCGTGATCGGAAAATCTTTGACAATCCGATAACCTGCCGGCAGGAAGTCTTCCGGTGGTGCATGCGCTACAACACGCGCCGGCGACACTCGTGGTGTAACCTTCTAGCTCCCGATGACTTCGAAGCACTCGCATCAGCTACACTGACCAAAGCAGCATAG
- a CDS encoding transposase: protein MSQQRKKYTPEYRREAANLVIESQRPIAHVAKEIGVSAGLLGRWVKMSANAEEHQMG, encoded by the coding sequence GTGAGTCAACAGCGCAAGAAATACACGCCGGAGTACCGGCGTGAAGCCGCGAACCTGGTAATCGAGTCGCAGCGCCCGATCGCTCATGTGGCTAAGGAGATCGGTGTTTCCGCCGGGCTTTTAGGCCGGTGGGTAAAAATGAGCGCGAACGCCGAGGAGCATCAGATGGGCTAA
- a CDS encoding IS481 family transposase, protein MNSPNRNMAIVRAVREQKRSPSKVAKQFGISRQRVYQILNAFDAGGAKAVAPKSRAPHTHPQAVPDKLRAEIVTIRRQLTRHGLDAGPETIAFHLERDGKRSPSTSTIRRILAKEGLIIPEPKKKPKSSFIRFEAAMPNECWQADITHIFLADGTRVDVLDFLDDHSRYLLSITAASSFTGPQVAAELTRLITTYGPPASTLTDNGLVFTARLAGRKGGRNAFEKVLSTYKIQQKNGRPGHPQTQGKIERFHQTLKKWITARPPAKTIGELQEQLDEFRDYYNIHRPHRALGRRSPHHSYTTGPKASPGDNPKQEWRTRNDIVWDNGKVTVRYAGKLFHLGIGRAFKRQKVLMVIADNHVITSLAETGEVITEHYIDTARDYQRPYWKQGDPPQATK, encoded by the coding sequence ATGAACAGTCCTAACCGCAATATGGCCATTGTCCGAGCAGTCCGTGAGCAAAAGCGCAGCCCGTCAAAGGTAGCTAAGCAATTTGGTATTTCCCGGCAGCGCGTCTATCAAATCCTCAACGCTTTCGACGCCGGCGGTGCCAAGGCTGTCGCGCCGAAATCACGTGCCCCACACACCCATCCACAGGCCGTGCCAGATAAGTTGCGGGCAGAAATTGTTACTATCCGTCGTCAACTAACGCGTCATGGGCTTGATGCAGGACCCGAGACTATTGCTTTTCACCTTGAAAGAGACGGAAAACGCAGCCCGTCTACGTCTACGATTCGACGCATCTTGGCCAAAGAGGGACTTATCATCCCGGAGCCGAAAAAGAAGCCTAAAAGCTCATTTATCCGCTTTGAAGCAGCCATGCCCAATGAATGCTGGCAGGCAGACATCACCCATATCTTCCTAGCCGATGGCACCAGGGTTGACGTCCTAGATTTCCTCGATGACCACTCGCGCTACCTTTTATCGATTACCGCTGCCAGCTCTTTTACAGGCCCACAAGTAGCTGCTGAGCTTACTCGATTGATAACAACCTATGGTCCGCCAGCATCGACGCTTACAGATAACGGGTTAGTCTTTACTGCCCGCTTAGCTGGGCGTAAAGGCGGACGAAATGCTTTTGAAAAAGTCTTGAGTACGTACAAAATTCAGCAGAAAAACGGCCGCCCAGGCCACCCGCAAACGCAAGGGAAAATTGAGAGATTCCACCAAACACTCAAAAAATGGATCACTGCCAGACCACCCGCGAAAACTATAGGTGAACTGCAAGAACAACTAGATGAATTTCGCGACTACTACAACATTCACCGCCCTCACCGAGCGCTTGGCAGGCGCAGCCCGCACCACAGCTACACGACAGGACCCAAAGCCAGCCCAGGTGATAACCCAAAGCAAGAATGGCGCACCAGAAACGACATTGTCTGGGACAACGGCAAAGTCACTGTGCGCTACGCTGGCAAGCTTTTCCACTTAGGCATCGGTAGAGCCTTTAAGCGACAAAAAGTCCTCATGGTCATAGCCGACAATCACGTCATCACATCACTAGCCGAAACCGGCGAAGTGATCACCGAGCACTACATCGACACAGCCCGCGACTATCAAAGGCCCTACTGGAAACAAGGAGACCCGCCCCAAGCCACGAAATAA
- a CDS encoding YibE/F family protein — translation MGRHSAATKSQPASALWSRLLTSIAQNPWRIGLFSALAAALISTIAGLVILWPNSPANEHTSAEFQQTYTLNHPQVEGTVDTADHSACQSEQTGQVFDTPPLIPGTEEIHCDRALVKITSGEDAGHMTQLVTYGKAGDPQLETGDKIVLSKATDSSGAVTYAFADYQRTGSLILWAVIVTIIVIAFGAWQGVRAIVGLAFSLGVVFAFLLPALIDAHSPLWTALVSCAAIVLVAVPLVHGANWKAASAVGGSLLALIIAAFLAWATIDTSQLQGYSSEDNLKLLLYMPGISILGVLLCGFVVGSLGSLADVAVGQASTVTELHEADPDARPKELFLSAMKVGRDHIASMIYTLILTYTGATLPLLLLITAAQRPASQMLTSDLVATELLRSGVGAMALILAVPITTLIAAFTIPHNRVAD, via the coding sequence ATGGGAAGACATTCTGCGGCAACCAAGTCCCAGCCGGCTTCCGCCCTGTGGAGCCGGCTTTTAACTTCGATAGCTCAAAATCCTTGGCGGATAGGCCTGTTTAGCGCGCTCGCCGCAGCGCTCATATCTACCATTGCTGGCTTGGTAATACTTTGGCCCAATAGCCCTGCCAATGAGCACACCTCCGCAGAATTTCAGCAAACCTACACGCTCAATCACCCACAGGTAGAGGGCACGGTAGACACGGCCGACCATTCGGCTTGTCAATCGGAACAAACGGGACAGGTCTTTGACACTCCTCCCCTTATCCCCGGCACGGAAGAGATACATTGCGATCGCGCACTAGTTAAGATCACCTCTGGCGAAGACGCAGGGCACATGACCCAGCTGGTCACCTATGGCAAAGCTGGCGATCCGCAGTTGGAAACCGGCGACAAGATAGTCTTATCCAAGGCTACTGACTCGTCTGGGGCGGTTACCTATGCTTTTGCGGATTATCAGCGCACCGGCAGCCTAATCCTGTGGGCGGTAATCGTCACCATCATCGTAATTGCCTTCGGGGCATGGCAGGGAGTGCGCGCCATCGTCGGCTTGGCGTTTAGCCTTGGCGTAGTCTTTGCGTTCCTTTTGCCTGCGCTTATCGACGCCCATAGTCCCCTCTGGACTGCCCTCGTTTCCTGCGCCGCAATCGTCTTGGTCGCCGTACCACTCGTGCACGGAGCAAATTGGAAAGCAGCTTCAGCGGTAGGTGGGTCTCTGCTTGCGCTCATTATCGCGGCATTCCTCGCCTGGGCCACGATCGATACCTCGCAGTTGCAGGGCTACAGCTCCGAAGACAACCTAAAGCTCTTGCTCTACATGCCGGGCATTTCCATCCTTGGAGTGCTACTGTGCGGTTTCGTGGTCGGATCCCTTGGCAGCCTTGCCGATGTCGCCGTGGGTCAAGCCTCCACAGTCACCGAGCTCCACGAAGCCGACCCAGACGCGCGCCCAAAAGAACTCTTTCTTTCTGCAATGAAGGTAGGCCGGGATCACATTGCCTCGATGATCTACACACTCATCCTCACCTATACCGGCGCCACGCTTCCGCTTCTCTTACTCATTACCGCAGCGCAGCGCCCCGCCAGCCAGATGCTCACCAGCGATCTCGTCGCCACCGAGTTACTTCGCTCCGGTGTGGGTGCGATGGCTCTAATCCTCGCAGTGCCGATAACCACACTCATCGCAGCGTTTACGATTCCGCATAACCGTGTAGCCGACTAA
- a CDS encoding cation:proton antiporter: MHFNVGLSTDALLLAAGATENTNSLVSFAWIMAAALLAPLVSYMLGYRLPSVALLLIFGMIIGPSVLDLAAEDEGIEMLKELGVGALFLLAGFEIQISTLKTKEAGTALSTWAICALACGVGAYFLVDNVPGAIVVALALTSTALGTLTPMLKQDRILGTKVGNSVMIHGAIGEVAPITAMALLLGTRSTLTTMIILLFFSIIAVAVAVMPAAIASTIPWVKTAFISGAGSTNQTILRLIILILAVLMAVTAVFELDIVLGAFAAGIILNRIIPDEFHRRLEHRLDVVFYSMLIPVFFVVSGMSISWDTIAHNPWKVLGIPALILVTRGLPVFLRENVGHTGSDIETFRQRLQVGLYSATGLPIIVAVTSLAVNSGIMEAENASIFVSGGALTVAIFPFLASLVGGNEQEKKDEKTPNAETKDL; this comes from the coding sequence ATGCATTTTAATGTGGGACTCTCCACCGATGCCCTGCTGCTTGCGGCAGGCGCAACCGAAAATACAAATTCCCTCGTCTCGTTCGCTTGGATTATGGCCGCGGCTCTACTCGCGCCGCTGGTCTCTTATATGTTGGGCTACCGCCTGCCGTCGGTGGCCCTCTTGCTGATTTTCGGCATGATTATTGGCCCTTCCGTACTCGACCTCGCTGCCGAGGACGAAGGCATCGAAATGCTCAAGGAGCTCGGCGTGGGTGCGCTGTTTCTCCTTGCAGGCTTTGAGATTCAAATCTCTACCCTCAAAACCAAAGAAGCCGGAACGGCACTTTCCACTTGGGCAATCTGTGCCCTCGCCTGTGGCGTGGGCGCCTACTTCTTGGTGGATAACGTGCCCGGTGCCATCGTCGTTGCCTTGGCACTGACGTCAACGGCACTGGGCACGCTCACGCCGATGCTGAAACAGGACCGCATTCTGGGTACCAAGGTGGGCAACTCCGTGATGATTCACGGTGCCATTGGTGAGGTCGCCCCCATTACCGCTATGGCGCTGTTGCTAGGAACCCGTTCCACGCTGACGACGATGATCATTTTGTTGTTCTTCAGCATCATCGCCGTTGCTGTCGCCGTCATGCCGGCAGCTATCGCTTCGACAATCCCTTGGGTGAAAACCGCCTTTATCTCCGGTGCGGGCTCTACCAATCAGACGATTTTGCGCCTTATCATCCTGATTCTGGCCGTCCTCATGGCGGTTACGGCAGTCTTTGAACTCGATATCGTGCTCGGCGCCTTTGCCGCTGGCATTATTTTGAACCGCATCATCCCGGATGAATTCCACCGCCGCCTTGAACACCGCCTCGATGTGGTGTTTTATTCGATGCTTATCCCAGTCTTCTTTGTGGTCTCTGGCATGAGCATTAGCTGGGATACCATCGCTCATAATCCGTGGAAGGTACTGGGCATTCCAGCTCTCATTTTGGTGACCCGTGGCCTGCCCGTCTTCTTGCGCGAAAATGTTGGGCATACCGGATCTGATATTGAAACCTTCCGCCAGCGCCTCCAAGTAGGTTTGTATTCCGCCACCGGTCTGCCGATCATCGTGGCGGTAACGTCCCTGGCGGTCAATTCCGGAATCATGGAGGCGGAAAATGCCTCGATCTTCGTCTCTGGTGGAGCGCTTACTGTCGCCATCTTCCCGTTCTTGGCCAGCCTGGTGGGCGGAAACGAGCAAGAAAAGAAAGACGAGAAGACCCCTAACGCTGAAACGAAGGACCTATAG
- the dcd gene encoding dCTP deaminase, giving the protein MLLSDRDIRSAIDAEELGIEPFDGELIQPSSVDVRLDKYFRVFNNSRYTHIDPKQEMPDLTTLVEVEEDQSFILHPGEFVLGATLEKFTLPANLAGRLEGKSSLGRLGLLTHSTAGFIDPGFSGHITLELSNTANLPIALWPGMKVGQLAIFKMTSSAESPYGTGALGSKYQGQRGPTPSKSYLNFR; this is encoded by the coding sequence GTGCTTCTTTCAGATCGTGATATCCGCTCCGCCATTGACGCCGAAGAATTGGGCATCGAGCCTTTCGACGGCGAGCTTATCCAACCCTCGTCCGTAGATGTGCGTTTGGATAAGTACTTCCGTGTCTTCAATAACTCCCGATATACGCATATCGACCCCAAACAGGAAATGCCGGACCTCACCACCTTGGTGGAGGTAGAAGAAGACCAATCTTTCATCCTGCACCCGGGTGAGTTCGTGCTCGGTGCCACGCTGGAAAAATTCACCCTGCCGGCGAATTTGGCTGGCCGCCTAGAGGGCAAGTCTTCTCTTGGCCGCTTGGGGTTGTTGACGCACTCCACCGCGGGCTTCATTGACCCAGGTTTTTCTGGTCACATCACCTTGGAGCTTTCTAATACCGCTAACCTGCCCATTGCCTTGTGGCCGGGTATGAAGGTGGGGCAGCTGGCTATCTTCAAGATGACTTCATCAGCCGAAAGCCCTTATGGCACCGGCGCTTTGGGTTCGAAGTACCAGGGTCAGCGCGGCCCGACGCCATCGAAGTCTTACCTGAATTTCCGATAG
- a CDS encoding UDP-glucose dehydrogenase family protein: MRMTVIGTGYLGATHAACMAELGHEVLGVDVDENKISALKSGKVPFYEPGLPEVLERNIEAGRLDFSTDYEEAAAFGNLHFLGVGTPQRRGSYAADMTYVKAVITDLVPKLKGDHIIFGKSTVPVGTAAELQELANELAPEGTTVEIAWNPEFLREGYAVKDTITPDRIVLGVREGESRAEEVAREVYAKPLSQDTPFIVTDWQTAELVKVSANAFLATKISFINAVSEICEIAGADVTALADAIGLDERIGRKFLGAGLGFGGGCLPKDIRAFMARAGELGADQALTFLREVDAINMRRRDRVVDLAKEAFNGSLLGHRVTVLGCAFKPNSDDVRDSPALAVAGSLSLAGAAVSVYDPEGMDNAKKVFPTLDYAADADDALREAELVILATEWKQFKELDPQQAGQLVDKKHIIDGRNVLSVADWQQAGWKVEALGRTL; encoded by the coding sequence ATGCGTATGACTGTAATCGGCACCGGATATTTGGGTGCAACCCATGCTGCCTGCATGGCTGAGCTCGGCCATGAAGTACTAGGCGTGGATGTAGATGAAAATAAGATTTCCGCTCTTAAATCGGGCAAGGTTCCATTCTATGAACCGGGCTTGCCAGAGGTTCTCGAGCGCAATATCGAGGCCGGCCGCCTTGACTTCAGCACGGACTATGAAGAAGCAGCCGCGTTCGGCAACCTTCACTTTTTGGGCGTCGGTACTCCGCAGCGCCGTGGTTCCTATGCAGCGGATATGACCTACGTTAAGGCCGTTATTACGGACCTGGTGCCCAAGCTCAAGGGCGATCACATCATCTTCGGTAAATCTACCGTCCCGGTCGGCACCGCCGCGGAACTTCAGGAACTAGCCAATGAGCTTGCACCAGAAGGCACTACCGTGGAAATCGCATGGAACCCGGAGTTCCTGCGTGAGGGCTATGCCGTCAAGGACACCATCACCCCAGACCGCATCGTTCTCGGCGTGCGCGAGGGCGAAAGCCGGGCCGAAGAGGTAGCGCGCGAGGTCTATGCTAAGCCGCTATCACAGGACACCCCATTCATCGTTACGGACTGGCAGACCGCCGAGCTGGTCAAGGTCTCCGCTAATGCGTTCCTGGCCACCAAGATTTCCTTTATCAACGCCGTTTCTGAGATCTGCGAGATTGCAGGCGCGGACGTTACCGCTCTTGCCGACGCCATTGGGCTCGACGAGCGCATCGGCCGCAAGTTTCTCGGTGCTGGTCTCGGCTTTGGCGGCGGTTGCCTGCCCAAGGACATTCGCGCCTTCATGGCGCGCGCGGGTGAGCTCGGTGCTGACCAAGCGTTGACCTTCCTGCGCGAGGTGGACGCTATCAATATGCGCCGCCGTGACCGCGTGGTGGACCTGGCCAAGGAAGCCTTCAACGGTTCCCTGTTGGGCCATCGCGTAACCGTGTTGGGCTGTGCGTTTAAGCCGAATTCCGATGACGTGCGTGATTCGCCCGCCCTCGCCGTGGCCGGCTCCCTGTCCTTGGCTGGCGCAGCAGTTTCCGTCTATGACCCAGAGGGTATGGATAACGCCAAGAAGGTATTCCCCACCCTGGATTATGCTGCAGACGCTGATGACGCCCTGCGCGAGGCAGAGCTGGTGATTCTGGCAACCGAGTGGAAGCAGTTCAAGGAATTGGATCCGCAACAAGCGGGCCAGCTGGTGGATAAAAAGCACATTATCGACGGCCGCAATGTGCTGTCTGTCGCAGACTGGCAGCAGGCCGGCTGGAAGGTTGAGGCCTTGGGCCGCACCCTTTAA
- a CDS encoding DUF1707 domain-containing protein: protein MRLSDSERNDAINDLARAVGEGRLTMEEFEDRSDDVMRASTHQDLVPVFQDIPARGSHEVKIYSQGEVTRAHNAGKKPKFATALSGSVVLAVASPTLILMSATMSNLWLLLGGAVTAALIPVLWILLYVAKVGPSSWHAPSVRQIERQQLREIRALTAHERAQQKMIEEKMWADRRMQAGEITGQAMDLAKRKFSEWNKK, encoded by the coding sequence ATGCGTCTGTCCGATTCCGAGCGCAACGATGCCATCAATGACCTCGCCCGCGCCGTGGGTGAAGGCCGGTTAACCATGGAGGAGTTCGAGGACCGCTCGGACGATGTCATGCGCGCCAGCACCCACCAAGACCTCGTGCCCGTCTTCCAAGACATTCCGGCGCGTGGTTCCCACGAGGTCAAGATTTATTCTCAGGGAGAAGTCACGCGCGCTCATAATGCAGGCAAGAAACCGAAGTTTGCGACTGCCCTTTCCGGCTCTGTGGTGCTTGCGGTAGCAAGCCCGACGCTTATCTTAATGAGCGCTACCATGAGCAACCTATGGCTTTTGCTCGGGGGCGCGGTGACAGCCGCGCTCATCCCCGTCCTGTGGATCCTGCTCTACGTGGCCAAGGTGGGGCCGTCTTCCTGGCACGCCCCATCCGTGCGCCAGATTGAACGGCAGCAGTTGCGTGAGATTCGCGCTCTCACGGCACATGAGCGCGCGCAGCAAAAAATGATCGAGGAAAAGATGTGGGCCGATCGCCGTATGCAAGCTGGGGAAATCACCGGCCAAGCCATGGATCTGGCCAAGCGGAAGTTCAGCGAGTGGAATAAAAAATAG
- a CDS encoding IS3 family transposase (programmed frameshift), producing MSRYSEQFKRDAVALYENNEDLSLNSASAELGINRASLHSWVKKYGTGKRARIKAVHDKAQATNDSERIRQLEKENAKLREERDILRKAAKYFGRRDTLVIRFQFVYDHRTEYSVKRMCHVLKLNRSSFYKWVSTRKKRRLKMYSDALIGARITTIFDDENGLYGAKRIAASLKEDPAYTPVNHKKVARIMKNMGLKGFSKRRRCITTRRKPGHRVMPDLVGRTFTADEPNRVYVGDITYLPCKGGKNMYLATVIDTYSRKLAGYALADHMRVSLVIDALAHAHGVRGSLDGAIFHSDHGSVYTSQAFRKYCSSLGVRQSMGAVGTSADNALAESFNATLKREVLRDRKIFDNPITCRQEVFRWCMRYNTRRRHSWCNLLAPDDFEALASATLTKAA from the exons ATGTCCAGGTATTCCGAACAGTTCAAACGCGATGCCGTGGCCCTCTATGAAAACAATGAGGACCTCTCGTTGAACTCAGCATCAGCGGAGCTCGGTATTAATCGAGCCTCGCTGCATTCTTGGGTCAAAAAGTACGGCACCGGCAAACGTGCCCGCATTAAAGCCGTGCATGATAAAGCCCAAGCGACGAATGATTCTGAGCGAATCCGCCAGTTGGAAAAAGAGAACGCGAAGCTGCGCGAAGAACGCGATATCCTGCGCAAGGCCGCGAAATATTTTG GCCGAAGAGACACGCTGGTGATCCGCTTCCAGTTTGTCTATGACCACCGAACCGAGTACTCGGTTAAGCGGATGTGCCACGTTTTAAAGCTGAATCGTTCCTCGTTCTATAAATGGGTCAGCACCCGTAAAAAGCGCAGGTTAAAGATGTATTCCGATGCCCTTATTGGTGCAAGAATTACAACCATCTTTGATGATGAGAACGGGCTTTATGGTGCTAAACGCATCGCCGCAAGCCTCAAGGAAGACCCAGCGTATACCCCGGTCAATCATAAGAAGGTTGCACGCATCATGAAAAACATGGGGCTAAAAGGCTTTAGCAAACGGCGTCGATGCATCACCACCAGGCGCAAGCCTGGTCACCGTGTCATGCCAGATCTAGTAGGCCGTACATTCACAGCTGACGAGCCGAACCGTGTGTATGTCGGCGACATTACCTACCTGCCGTGTAAGGGTGGCAAGAACATGTATTTGGCTACAGTCATTGACACCTATTCACGGAAACTTGCAGGTTATGCACTCGCAGACCACATGCGTGTCTCGTTGGTCATTGATGCTCTAGCCCACGCACATGGTGTGCGTGGAAGTCTTGACGGGGCCATTTTTCATTCCGATCACGGCAGCGTGTACACCTCACAAGCGTTTAGAAAATACTGCTCGTCGCTGGGTGTACGCCAATCCATGGGCGCGGTAGGAACGAGTGCCGATAATGCCCTGGCAGAGTCATTTAACGCCACCCTAAAACGTGAAGTGCTGCGTGATCGGAAAATCTTTGACAATCCGATAACCTGCCGGCAGGAAGTCTTCCGGTGGTGCATGCGCTACAACACGCGCCGGCGACACTCGTGGTGTAACCTTCTAGCTCCCGATGACTTCGAAGCACTCGCATCAGCTACACTGACCAAAGCAGCATAG
- a CDS encoding pyridoxal phosphate-dependent aminotransferase: MTSPKHRIFDQSDKLKGVAYDIRGEVSAEAERMELDGHTILKLNTGNPAVFGFEAPDVIMRDMIAALPTSQGYSTSKGIIPARRSIVTRYELEDFPPFDINDVFLGNGVSELISMTTQALLNNGDEVLIPAPDYPLWTAATSLAGGTPVHYLCDEDDDWNPSIEDIESKITDKTKAIVVINPNNPTGAVYSREVLQKIVNIAREHNLLILADEIYDRILYDGAQHISIASLAPDLLTITFNGLSKAYRVCGYRAGWMVLTGPKHHARGFIEGLELLAGTRLCPNVPAQHAIQVALGGRQSIFELTGTGGRLLRQRNIAYEKLNEIPGVSAVKPMGSLYLFPHLDPNVYEIHDDAKLMLDILKAEKILMVQGTGFNWPNPDHFRVVTLPWASQIENAIERLGNFLVSYKQ, from the coding sequence ATGACTTCTCCCAAACACCGCATCTTTGACCAGTCCGACAAACTCAAGGGCGTCGCGTATGACATCCGCGGCGAGGTCTCTGCGGAAGCGGAACGCATGGAGCTCGATGGCCACACCATCTTGAAACTCAACACCGGTAACCCGGCCGTCTTTGGCTTCGAAGCACCCGATGTCATCATGCGCGATATGATCGCTGCCCTGCCTACTTCCCAGGGTTATTCCACCTCCAAAGGAATCATTCCTGCCCGCCGATCCATCGTTACCCGCTATGAGCTGGAGGACTTCCCGCCCTTCGATATCAACGATGTCTTCTTGGGCAATGGCGTCTCAGAGCTCATCAGCATGACCACTCAAGCGCTGCTCAATAATGGCGATGAGGTTCTCATCCCGGCACCGGATTATCCATTGTGGACCGCAGCTACGTCCCTGGCAGGTGGCACCCCCGTGCACTACCTGTGTGATGAGGACGATGATTGGAATCCATCCATCGAGGACATCGAGTCCAAGATTACGGATAAAACCAAGGCCATCGTGGTCATTAACCCGAATAATCCGACGGGTGCGGTCTACTCGCGCGAAGTGCTGCAGAAGATCGTCAATATCGCCCGCGAGCATAACCTGCTCATCTTGGCCGATGAGATCTATGACCGCATTCTTTATGACGGCGCGCAGCACATCTCCATCGCTTCGCTAGCCCCTGACCTTCTCACCATCACGTTCAATGGCTTATCCAAGGCCTATCGCGTGTGTGGCTACCGTGCCGGCTGGATGGTACTTACCGGCCCTAAGCACCACGCCCGTGGCTTCATCGAAGGCCTTGAGCTTCTGGCCGGAACACGCCTGTGCCCGAACGTACCAGCACAGCACGCTATCCAGGTGGCGTTGGGTGGCCGGCAGTCTATCTTTGAGCTCACCGGTACCGGCGGGCGTCTTTTGCGCCAGCGCAATATCGCCTACGAGAAGCTCAATGAGATTCCCGGCGTTTCCGCGGTAAAGCCTATGGGCTCGCTCTACCTCTTCCCGCACCTGGATCCGAATGTGTATGAAATCCATGATGATGCCAAACTCATGCTGGATATTTTGAAGGCGGAAAAAATCCTCATGGTGCAGGGAACCGGCTTCAACTGGCCGAACCCGGATCACTTCCGCGTGGTCACGCTGCCGTGGGCATCCCAGATTGAAAACGCCATTGAGCGCCTAGGTAACTTCCTTGTGAGCTACAAACAGTAG
- a CDS encoding IS6 family transposase has translation MGIFSGLHFPREVILWAVRWYCRYGVSYRDLEEMMTERGVPVDHTTIYRWVQKYAPELDKHTRWYRQVPDWQASSWRVDETYIRVGGTWCYLYRAITAGGQTLDFYLSPKRNVAAAKRFLAKALRSNTTAGSPRVINTDKAPSLAKAISELKAEGICPQTVEHRQVKYLNNVLEGDHGRLKRILGPKGAFKNRTSAYRTLKGMEAMHSLRKGPGTMFAYGHPNPDAVIVNRVFETA, from the coding sequence ATGGGCATCTTTTCCGGTCTGCATTTCCCCCGTGAAGTCATCCTGTGGGCGGTGCGGTGGTACTGCCGCTACGGCGTGAGCTACCGCGATCTCGAAGAGATGATGACCGAGCGGGGTGTGCCAGTCGATCACACCACGATCTACCGCTGGGTGCAGAAATACGCCCCTGAGTTGGATAAGCACACTCGGTGGTACCGGCAGGTACCTGACTGGCAGGCCAGTTCCTGGCGGGTGGATGAGACCTATATTCGGGTCGGCGGCACGTGGTGCTATCTCTACCGGGCTATTACCGCCGGTGGGCAGACCCTGGACTTTTATCTCTCTCCGAAGCGCAATGTCGCGGCGGCCAAGCGTTTCCTGGCCAAGGCGCTGCGATCGAATACGACAGCCGGGTCCCCGCGGGTAATTAATACAGATAAGGCACCCTCCCTGGCCAAGGCGATCTCCGAGCTGAAGGCGGAGGGAATCTGCCCTCAGACGGTGGAGCACCGTCAGGTGAAATACCTGAACAACGTTCTCGAGGGAGATCATGGCCGGTTGAAACGAATCCTGGGACCGAAGGGGGCGTTCAAAAATCGGACGTCTGCCTACCGGACGTTGAAAGGGATGGAAGCGATGCATTCATTGCGGAAAGGTCCGGGCACGATGTTTGCTTATGGGCACCCCAATCCGGACGCGGTGATCGTCAACCGGGTCTTCGAGACGGCCTGA